The Bacillus carboniphilus genome contains a region encoding:
- a CDS encoding AMP-binding protein — MTLGSLFNQTVERFSKKEAIVDLTQNIRWTYQEWDHEVNKVAQALINEGVRKGDRVSTFSFNTIEFATLFFACSKIGAVINPINFRLKERELSLILT; from the coding sequence ATGACATTAGGTTCACTATTTAATCAAACAGTAGAAAGGTTTTCCAAAAAAGAAGCCATTGTTGATTTGACACAAAATATTCGCTGGACGTACCAAGAATGGGATCATGAAGTGAATAAGGTGGCGCAGGCTCTTATAAATGAAGGTGTTCGAAAAGGAGATAGGGTGTCAACATTTTCATTTAATACCATTGAATTTGCAACATTGTTTTTTGCATGCAGCAAAATAGGGGCAGTTATTAATCCGATCAATTTTCGTTTAAAAGAAAGAGAACTTTCATTAATCCTAACTTGA
- a CDS encoding HPr family phosphocarrier protein, with product MKVQIKQPVFAETASLFVQTANLYSETILVKKEHWVVDAKSLLGILALSLQNGDIIEFMTESENDKLPDLTKLTELPFIEVIG from the coding sequence ATGAAAGTACAAATTAAACAACCTGTTTTTGCAGAAACAGCTTCTTTGTTTGTCCAAACAGCTAACCTTTATTCTGAAACGATTTTAGTAAAAAAAGAACATTGGGTTGTTGACGCAAAAAGTTTATTAGGCATTTTAGCTTTATCGCTTCAAAATGGAGATATTATTGAATTTATGACGGAATCAGAAAATGATAAATTACCTGACTTAACAAAGCTAACGGAACTTCCTTTTATCGAAGTAATTGGTTAA
- a CDS encoding YolD-like family protein, with the protein MIRDRGTIKWTSMMLPEHVKQLKEWTKEDGFETMPELDEQQLEEINELIYESITLGTQLTMVYFDHHQRKAITGIVHSVDELNRTINVVSREGSTFEIPFSSIIQVNLNKT; encoded by the coding sequence ATGATACGTGATCGCGGAACGATAAAGTGGACATCAATGATGCTTCCAGAGCATGTGAAACAGCTGAAGGAGTGGACGAAAGAAGACGGCTTTGAAACAATGCCAGAGCTTGATGAACAACAACTTGAAGAAATAAATGAACTGATTTATGAGTCAATAACGCTAGGTACACAACTAACGATGGTGTATTTTGACCATCATCAACGTAAAGCGATAACTGGAATTGTACATTCTGTAGATGAGCTTAATCGAACAATAAACGTGGTATCTAGAGAGGGAAGTACTTTTGAAATTCCGTTCAGCTCAATCATACAAGTGAACCTAAATAAAACATAA
- a CDS encoding Y-family DNA polymerase gives MKSFYASCSAVLMGLDPLDCYLAVVGDKDRKGSVVLAASPKLKKEYGIKTGARLFEIPNDPKIHIVHPKMALFVRISTEISRLFHRYVPKEAIHTYSIDESFIKVDGAERLWGGAVQIAERIRDDLRHLFQLPCAIGIGPNMLMAKLCLDLEAKQKGIAEWTYEDVPKKLWKVKPLSEMWGIGSRVENTLNKMGIFDVGQLARFPLEQLEKKFGVMGNQLYYHAWGVDLSEVGTPIVKGQISYGKSQILLRDYHDPSEVKHVILEIAEEVARRARNDHKIGRTITLGIGYSKNEQGGGFHRAKTIDHPTNITMDIYQTCLQLFEQFYQHKTVRKISIALSNIEDDQCMQLDLFSPNRVKEHQLGYAMDKIRDKYGSASLLRAVSYTKAGTAVYRSKLLGGHKA, from the coding sequence ATGAAAAGCTTTTATGCAAGCTGCTCTGCTGTTTTAATGGGGCTTGATCCACTTGACTGTTACTTAGCGGTTGTAGGTGATAAAGATCGTAAAGGAAGCGTCGTATTAGCTGCCTCTCCTAAATTAAAGAAAGAGTACGGCATTAAAACGGGTGCACGATTATTTGAAATACCGAATGATCCTAAAATTCACATTGTCCATCCGAAAATGGCTTTATTCGTACGAATTTCAACTGAAATTAGCCGTCTGTTTCATCGTTATGTGCCTAAGGAAGCGATTCATACGTATAGCATTGATGAAAGTTTTATTAAGGTAGATGGAGCGGAAAGGTTATGGGGAGGTGCTGTTCAAATTGCTGAACGGATACGAGATGATTTGCGTCATTTATTTCAACTTCCATGTGCCATTGGGATTGGTCCTAATATGCTGATGGCAAAGCTTTGTTTAGATTTAGAGGCGAAGCAAAAGGGAATTGCTGAATGGACATATGAGGACGTGCCAAAAAAACTTTGGAAAGTTAAACCATTAAGTGAAATGTGGGGAATTGGCAGTCGGGTAGAGAATACATTAAATAAGATGGGAATTTTTGATGTAGGTCAGCTTGCTCGATTTCCTCTTGAACAACTAGAGAAGAAGTTTGGAGTGATGGGAAATCAGCTTTACTATCATGCATGGGGAGTAGATTTATCAGAGGTTGGTACGCCGATTGTCAAAGGACAAATTAGCTACGGGAAAAGTCAAATTTTACTTCGAGATTATCATGATCCTTCAGAAGTGAAACATGTCATTCTAGAAATTGCCGAAGAGGTGGCACGCAGGGCAAGAAATGATCACAAAATAGGTCGAACGATTACACTAGGAATTGGCTACAGTAAGAACGAGCAAGGAGGGGGCTTTCATCGTGCTAAAACGATTGATCACCCCACCAATATAACAATGGATATTTATCAAACATGCTTGCAACTATTTGAACAATTTTATCAACATAAAACAGTTAGAAAAATATCGATTGCACTTTCGAATATTGAGGATGATCAATGTATGCAATTAGACTTATTTTCTCCTAATCGGGTCAAGGAGCATCAATTAGGCTATGCAATGGATAAAATTAGGGATAAATATGGGAGTGCCTCTTTACTTAGAGCCGTTTCTTATACCAAAGCAGGCACAGCTGTTTATCGAAGTAAATTATTAGGGGGGCATAAAGCATGA